Proteins encoded within one genomic window of Halorussus salilacus:
- a CDS encoding PRC-barrel domain containing protein, with protein sequence MQFTNDDEGKSVFDADREKIGVVAAVRDGTAYVEPEPSLTQEFEAKLDRGDLEPDDEAYPIRDEWVEAVDDKEVLLRTSP encoded by the coding sequence ATGCAGTTCACGAACGACGACGAGGGCAAGTCGGTGTTCGACGCCGACCGCGAGAAAATCGGCGTGGTCGCCGCGGTCCGGGACGGCACCGCCTACGTCGAACCCGAACCCAGCCTGACCCAGGAGTTCGAGGCGAAACTCGACCGGGGCGACCTCGAACCCGACGACGAGGCCTACCCCATCCGGGACGAGTGGGTCGAGGCGGTCGACGACAAGGAGGTTCTGCTTCGGACGAGTCCCTGA
- the truD gene encoding tRNA pseudouridine(13) synthase TruD, protein MREAYPVERAVGIERFVTDAEGIGGRLRAENADFRVREVERFDAEPADADPGAYPHLVVRATLRGWDTNDFARRLSDALGISRERVSWAGTKDKHAVTTQLFSLRKVDPADLSDVEIRDADVDIVGRSGRGLEFGDLAGNAFEIAVRDADRPENADEIREQLAEFGGAPDDEPTAVGVPDFFGQQRFGSRRPVTHEVGLRVVREDWEGAVRAYVADAYETEPEGTREARREAADAFEQRDWQGVLDALPRRLGFERAMANRLVENGGDGPEDFRAALEAVPSNLQRLFVNAAQSYAFNRILSERLARGLPFDRPVEGDVVCFSERVDGLTVPDTDRLQEVTQNRVETVARHCERGRAFVTAPLVGTETELGDGEPGEIEREVLDELDLEPADFDLPGEFGSTGTRRAVLVRTDLDVAVEDDAVTFAFALPKGSYATVVLREFMKTDPAKV, encoded by the coding sequence ATGCGCGAGGCCTATCCAGTCGAGCGGGCGGTCGGCATCGAACGCTTCGTGACCGACGCCGAGGGAATCGGGGGCCGACTCCGCGCCGAGAACGCCGACTTCCGGGTCCGGGAGGTCGAGCGCTTCGACGCCGAACCGGCCGACGCCGACCCCGGGGCGTACCCCCACCTCGTGGTCCGGGCCACGCTTCGCGGGTGGGACACCAACGACTTCGCGAGGCGGCTCTCGGACGCGCTGGGAATCTCCCGCGAGCGCGTCTCGTGGGCCGGAACCAAGGACAAGCACGCGGTGACGACCCAGCTGTTCAGCCTCCGGAAGGTGGACCCGGCCGACCTCTCGGACGTGGAAATCCGGGACGCCGACGTCGACATCGTCGGCCGGTCGGGCCGGGGACTGGAGTTCGGCGACCTCGCGGGCAACGCGTTCGAAATCGCGGTCAGAGACGCAGACCGACCCGAGAACGCCGACGAGATTCGCGAGCAACTGGCCGAGTTCGGCGGCGCGCCCGACGACGAACCGACCGCGGTCGGCGTCCCCGACTTCTTCGGCCAGCAGCGGTTCGGGAGTCGCAGGCCGGTCACCCACGAGGTCGGCCTCCGGGTCGTCCGCGAGGACTGGGAGGGAGCGGTCCGGGCCTACGTCGCCGACGCCTACGAGACCGAACCCGAAGGGACCCGCGAGGCGCGCCGGGAGGCCGCCGACGCCTTCGAGCAGCGCGATTGGCAGGGCGTGCTCGACGCGCTCCCGCGGCGACTCGGCTTCGAGCGCGCGATGGCCAACAGACTGGTCGAGAATGGCGGCGACGGCCCCGAGGACTTCCGCGCGGCGCTCGAAGCCGTCCCCTCGAACCTCCAGCGCCTGTTCGTCAACGCCGCCCAGTCGTACGCCTTCAACCGCATCCTGAGCGAGCGACTCGCGCGGGGTCTCCCGTTCGACCGGCCCGTCGAGGGCGACGTGGTCTGTTTCTCCGAGCGGGTCGACGGGCTGACCGTGCCCGACACCGACCGCCTGCAGGAGGTGACCCAGAATCGGGTCGAGACGGTCGCGCGCCACTGCGAGCGCGGCCGGGCGTTCGTGACCGCGCCGCTGGTGGGCACCGAGACCGAGTTGGGCGACGGCGAACCGGGCGAAATCGAGCGAGAGGTGCTGGACGAACTGGACCTCGAACCCGCCGACTTCGACCTGCCGGGGGAGTTCGGCTCGACCGGGACCCGGCGGGCGGTGCTGGTGCGGACCGACCTCGACGTGGCCGTCGAAGACGACGCGGTGACCTTCGCGTTCGCGCTCCCGAAGGGGTCGTACGCGACCGTAGTTCTGCGGGAGTTCATGAAGACCGACCCGGCAAAGGTGTGA
- a CDS encoding prefoldin subunit beta, with protein MQGNLPPEAQEKLEDLQDLQETAQQVAAQKNQAETQLTEAKTSLDELDDIDEDTTMYREVGELLVKTDYESAQDDLDEKVDSLEIRVETLEKQEERVQEQFESLQQELQQMLGGGGGPGGPQGPGMGGGAGGA; from the coding sequence ATGCAGGGTAATCTGCCACCGGAAGCACAAGAGAAACTCGAGGACTTGCAGGACCTCCAGGAGACGGCCCAGCAGGTCGCGGCTCAGAAGAATCAGGCCGAGACCCAGCTCACCGAGGCCAAGACCTCCCTCGACGAGCTCGACGACATCGACGAGGACACCACGATGTACCGCGAGGTCGGCGAACTCCTCGTCAAGACCGACTACGAGTCGGCTCAGGACGACCTCGACGAGAAGGTAGACAGCCTCGAAATCCGCGTCGAGACGCTCGAAAAGCAGGAAGAGCGCGTTCAGGAGCAGTTCGAGAGCCTCCAGCAGGAGCTCCAGCAGATGCTCGGCGGCGGTGGCGGACCCGGCGGCCCGCAGGGCCCCGGCATGGGCGGCGGCGCTGGCGGCGCGTAG
- a CDS encoding Yip1 family protein, which translates to MVLDALLRPDEFFGERAPGLSLASAALVVLAVAVVTTAALGAFGWVLSERLTATTEVPNENRPPDWVCDDEPETEAEERMHEDCDQPEHRTVAVGDLLWDAFVDHLPTVFVGVLVGWPLVAVGLHVASAVFGGEGSFADTLAVAAWGMLPTAFQVLAGLALLLVSLNGIDLSASDPELLASRIESLSRRAQGESALLSLAVACWQGYVWTFGLKHARKLPTGAAAFAGGGVAFLGLLFALA; encoded by the coding sequence ATGGTCCTCGACGCCCTCCTCCGCCCGGACGAGTTCTTCGGCGAGCGCGCGCCGGGGCTGAGCCTCGCCAGCGCCGCCCTCGTCGTCCTCGCCGTCGCGGTTGTCACGACCGCCGCGCTCGGCGCGTTCGGGTGGGTGCTCAGCGAACGGCTCACCGCGACGACCGAGGTCCCGAACGAGAATCGACCCCCCGACTGGGTGTGCGACGACGAACCCGAGACCGAGGCCGAAGAGCGGATGCACGAGGACTGCGACCAGCCCGAACACCGTACCGTCGCGGTCGGCGACCTGCTCTGGGACGCGTTCGTCGACCACCTCCCGACGGTGTTCGTGGGCGTCCTCGTCGGCTGGCCGCTGGTCGCGGTCGGCCTCCACGTCGCCTCGGCCGTCTTCGGCGGCGAGGGGTCGTTCGCCGACACCCTCGCGGTCGCGGCGTGGGGCATGCTCCCGACCGCGTTCCAGGTCCTCGCGGGCCTCGCGCTCCTGCTGGTCTCGCTGAACGGCATCGACCTCTCCGCGAGCGACCCCGAACTGCTGGCCTCCCGGATCGAGTCGCTGAGTCGGCGCGCGCAGGGCGAGAGCGCGCTGCTGTCGCTGGCCGTCGCGTGCTGGCAGGGGTACGTCTGGACGTTCGGGCTGAAGCACGCTCGAAAACTCCCGACCGGGGCGGCCGCGTTCGCCGGGGGCGGGGTCGCGTTCCTCGGCCTCCTGTTCGCGCTCGCGTGA
- a CDS encoding KEOPS complex subunit Pcc1 — protein MTTDRPHDAVLRFEYESPARARVVTRAVSQEVGEIEGDRSTATVDREGSTVAVRVTADDLVALRAGMNTWGSLVEVAERTVDAA, from the coding sequence ATGACGACCGACCGACCTCACGACGCCGTTCTCCGGTTCGAGTACGAGTCGCCAGCGCGCGCTCGCGTCGTGACCCGCGCCGTTTCGCAGGAGGTCGGCGAAATCGAGGGCGACCGCTCGACCGCGACCGTCGACCGCGAGGGGTCGACGGTCGCGGTCCGGGTGACCGCCGACGACCTCGTGGCGCTCCGCGCCGGGATGAACACCTGGGGGTCGCTGGTGGAGGTCGCCGAACGGACCGTGGACGCCGCGTAG
- a CDS encoding stage II sporulation protein M has product MSKLPSRIVEAIRRNHLFILASSVVYFSGVIVGILAVSTIELESVPTFVESYRVRVDGTMTIFETNATVLTTVLAGALTFSGTSLVGLFTSGFVHAAVLVSLPVSVFEFGKFFVPHALVELPAVWIGGSVGLRIPYELVQFLRGVRTESVSKREVIDMLLLTIVAYVGIALAAVIEGALLRYVT; this is encoded by the coding sequence ATGAGCAAGCTACCATCCCGAATCGTAGAGGCGATCAGACGCAACCATCTTTTTATCCTCGCGTCTTCTGTCGTCTACTTCTCGGGCGTCATCGTCGGGATTCTCGCGGTCTCGACTATCGAACTTGAGAGTGTCCCGACGTTCGTCGAATCGTATCGCGTGCGAGTAGACGGAACGATGACCATTTTCGAGACGAACGCTACGGTCCTCACCACGGTTCTGGCTGGCGCGCTGACGTTCTCCGGAACCAGCCTCGTCGGATTGTTCACGAGCGGGTTCGTACACGCTGCCGTACTCGTCTCGCTTCCCGTTTCCGTCTTCGAATTCGGGAAATTCTTCGTTCCGCACGCGCTCGTCGAACTGCCTGCGGTCTGGATCGGTGGTTCCGTGGGATTGCGCATCCCCTACGAGCTGGTTCAGTTCTTGCGTGGCGTACGAACCGAATCCGTATCGAAGCGAGAAGTGATAGATATGTTACTTCTTACGATAGTCGCGTACGTCGGCATCGCATTGGCGGCAGTGATAGAGGGTGCGCTGTTACGCTACGTGACTTGA
- a CDS encoding YIP1 family protein, with product MKLILDPDEFFRREAETLSSLEPIFVVVFAAISTALIPMLILYYLTSSLPDQVTSYMAIFGSLSVVGGMLAIFGMWIVSSILLHFVAFFIGGEGSLRETIFLAGWGFMPMVFANVVNSVFVFNILTEALAAIGSESVTPQYLSAVLANHPLMTLTRIISTIGLVWMAFIWTFAVKNAHELSFRKSTLAATIPTLAIFVYWVFRGF from the coding sequence GTGAAGTTGATTCTGGATCCGGACGAATTCTTCCGCCGTGAGGCGGAAACGCTGTCGTCGCTCGAACCGATTTTCGTCGTCGTCTTCGCGGCTATCTCGACTGCACTTATTCCGATGCTGATTCTCTATTATCTCACTTCTTCCTTGCCAGACCAAGTGACCTCGTATATGGCTATCTTCGGTAGTTTGAGCGTGGTCGGAGGGATGTTAGCCATCTTCGGCATGTGGATCGTCTCGTCGATACTGCTCCACTTCGTCGCGTTTTTCATCGGTGGGGAGGGCTCCCTGCGTGAAACCATCTTCTTGGCTGGCTGGGGATTTATGCCGATGGTATTCGCGAACGTCGTCAACTCCGTCTTCGTATTCAACATACTCACCGAGGCGCTCGCAGCCATCGGGTCCGAGTCGGTCACGCCACAGTATCTGAGCGCCGTACTGGCGAACCATCCGTTGATGACCCTGACGCGGATTATCAGTACGATAGGGCTGGTGTGGATGGCGTTCATCTGGACGTTTGCGGTCAAGAACGCACACGAGCTGTCGTTCCGAAAATCCACACTGGCGGCCACAATTCCGACCCTCGCCATATTCGTCTACTGGGTCTTCAGGGGGTTCTGA
- a CDS encoding DNA-directed RNA polymerase subunit P — translation MSYKCSRCKRDVELDEYGGVRCPYCGHRVLLKERSRDVKEVDVN, via the coding sequence ATGAGCTACAAGTGCTCGCGCTGCAAGCGCGACGTGGAGCTCGACGAGTACGGCGGCGTCCGGTGTCCGTACTGCGGCCACCGCGTCCTCCTGAAGGAGCGGAGCCGCGACGTGAAGGAAGTCGACGTGAACTGA
- a CDS encoding DUF2103 domain-containing protein: MECRQCASPLERPGDYCLVCRTPNADAVVLDLERDRATLTMLDDETVVGETVVTTTPEDGDESGVVELRNFAGRIADEVRRKRPEEVYAGGDREVLRATRGQLRYSFYRVTDDDPVAAVQSRRGDRALEVVDAPVAEKLGGSHSTLIGGRSGRNVIQTVAGHPHVKKIIPGPIDAGGSGSRTGVRAKATRADENGNVRLLLRDGSSVQENRVVTTAMDREMGERVRSDLNEVLAEAELQ, from the coding sequence ATGGAGTGTCGGCAGTGTGCGTCCCCGCTGGAGCGACCGGGCGACTACTGTCTGGTCTGTCGGACGCCCAACGCCGACGCGGTGGTGCTCGACCTCGAACGCGACCGCGCGACGCTGACGATGCTCGACGACGAAACGGTCGTCGGTGAGACCGTGGTGACGACCACGCCCGAGGACGGCGACGAGTCGGGCGTGGTCGAACTCCGGAACTTCGCGGGCCGAATCGCAGACGAGGTCCGGCGCAAGCGCCCCGAGGAGGTGTACGCCGGGGGCGACCGGGAGGTGCTCCGGGCGACGCGGGGCCAGCTCCGGTACTCGTTCTACCGGGTCACCGACGACGACCCGGTCGCGGCCGTCCAGTCCCGGCGGGGCGACCGCGCGCTGGAGGTCGTCGACGCCCCGGTCGCCGAGAAGCTCGGCGGGAGCCACTCGACGCTCATCGGCGGACGGTCGGGCCGGAACGTGATCCAGACGGTCGCGGGCCACCCCCACGTCAAGAAGATCATCCCCGGCCCCATCGACGCGGGCGGGTCCGGGAGCCGGACCGGGGTGCGCGCGAAGGCCACCCGGGCCGACGAGAACGGCAACGTCCGGCTGCTCCTGCGGGACGGCTCCAGCGTGCAGGAGAACCGGGTGGTCACGACCGCGATGGACCGTGAGATGGGCGAGCGCGTCCGGTCGGACCTCAACGAGGTGCTGGCCGAGGCGGAGTTGCAGTGA
- a CDS encoding type IV toxin-antitoxin system AbiEi family antitoxin domain-containing protein, giving the protein MVEFKTPMVDHPPSEIEGIEEGKWTLITVSEDCELTDKQWNQLTHGTIRQHNRDTGQGENLRPIKSTEPSPEGDHIGWIKLNISDLYKVLYEHKRYSSAKGFSNSEMDVLRAIEETRENRVMLQDFKHDFRVEDYAESTIYNALNGLVEKELLERVGRGVYRYTGP; this is encoded by the coding sequence ATGGTAGAGTTCAAAACGCCCATGGTCGATCATCCACCAAGCGAAATCGAAGGAATTGAAGAAGGGAAATGGACGTTGATAACAGTCTCAGAAGATTGTGAACTGACGGATAAGCAATGGAATCAACTCACTCATGGGACAATAAGACAACATAATAGAGATACTGGCCAAGGTGAAAATCTTAGGCCTATCAAATCAACAGAACCCAGCCCCGAGGGCGATCATATAGGCTGGATAAAACTTAATATATCGGACCTTTATAAGGTCCTCTACGAGCATAAGCGTTATTCATCCGCCAAAGGTTTCTCCAATAGTGAAATGGATGTTCTCAGGGCGATTGAGGAAACGCGCGAAAATCGAGTGATGTTGCAGGATTTCAAACATGATTTTAGAGTGGAAGATTATGCAGAGTCGACAATTTATAATGCATTGAATGGTCTTGTTGAGAAAGAGTTGCTTGAGCGAGTCGGACGGGGAGTGTATAGATATACAGGACCGTGA
- a CDS encoding thiamine-phosphate synthase family protein, producing the protein MKFAEEIVVEEFLPTVRSMLAEDLRERGLTQSEVADLLGISQSAVSKYANGEVERNDRVLGDERVRELVSRVGAGLAEGTTSRVEALVEIEVLIRRLEDRDLVAELHEAAFPELAGHGGDFNVHDPEGQLRVTERVRSSLRRGLTIVESASGFASLIPAVGSNLCECTPDADGIDDVAGVPGRIFDVKGQATIPADPEFGVSEHVASLLLAARRNGREDLRAAMNVRYDPDIVAALEALGHESAEFDAEYDDLDAVVGAALRETPDAAVLYHTGGYGIEPITYLLGEDAEQVAEMARSLL; encoded by the coding sequence ATGAAGTTCGCCGAGGAGATCGTCGTCGAGGAGTTCCTCCCGACGGTCCGGTCGATGCTCGCCGAGGACCTCCGCGAGCGCGGCCTGACCCAGAGCGAGGTCGCCGACCTGCTGGGAATCAGCCAGAGCGCGGTCTCGAAGTACGCAAACGGCGAGGTCGAGCGCAACGACCGCGTGCTGGGCGACGAGCGCGTCCGGGAACTCGTCTCGCGAGTCGGGGCCGGACTCGCCGAGGGAACCACGAGTCGGGTCGAGGCGCTGGTCGAGATCGAGGTCCTGATTCGGCGACTGGAGGACCGGGACCTCGTCGCGGAACTCCACGAGGCGGCGTTCCCCGAACTCGCGGGCCACGGCGGGGATTTCAACGTCCACGACCCCGAGGGGCAACTCCGCGTGACCGAGCGCGTCCGGTCGTCGCTGCGCCGGGGGCTGACCATCGTCGAGAGCGCCAGCGGGTTCGCGTCGCTCATCCCCGCGGTGGGGTCGAACCTCTGTGAGTGCACGCCCGACGCCGACGGCATCGACGACGTGGCGGGCGTGCCGGGCCGAATCTTCGACGTGAAGGGACAGGCCACCATCCCCGCCGACCCCGAGTTCGGCGTGAGCGAACACGTCGCCTCGCTGTTGCTCGCGGCCAGACGGAACGGCCGCGAGGACCTCCGGGCCGCGATGAACGTCCGGTACGACCCCGACATCGTCGCGGCGCTCGAAGCCCTCGGCCACGAGAGCGCGGAGTTCGACGCCGAGTACGACGACCTCGACGCGGTGGTCGGCGCGGCCCTGCGCGAGACCCCCGACGCGGCCGTCCTCTACCACACCGGCGGCTACGGCATCGAGCCCATCACCTACCTGCTCGGCGAGGACGCCGAGCAGGTGGCAGAGATGGCTCGGAGCCTTCTCTGA
- the pth2 gene encoding peptidyl-tRNA hydrolase Pth2 — translation MKQAIVARTDIGMGQGKLAAQVAHASLSAYEETGTKARKKWKGGGQKKVVLKGDGESQLFELAEKARAEGLPHAIVRDAGHTQLEPGTVTALAVGPADDDLVDRVTGDLSLY, via the coding sequence ATGAAGCAGGCCATCGTCGCCCGGACCGACATCGGGATGGGCCAGGGAAAGCTGGCGGCGCAGGTCGCCCACGCCTCGCTGTCGGCCTACGAGGAGACCGGAACCAAGGCGCGAAAGAAGTGGAAGGGAGGGGGACAGAAGAAGGTCGTCCTGAAGGGCGACGGCGAGAGCCAGCTGTTCGAGCTCGCCGAGAAGGCCCGCGCGGAGGGGCTTCCCCACGCCATCGTCCGCGACGCGGGCCACACCCAGTTGGAACCGGGAACCGTGACCGCGCTGGCGGTCGGCCCGGCCGACGACGACCTCGTGGACAGGGTGACCGGCGACCTCTCGCTGTACTGA
- a CDS encoding zinc ribbon domain-containing protein has protein sequence MSYTRSAITTRSERLQREIDDAIAEGWKIETETPERVVLIKRTVGDLGVHVVLAVLTAWWSFGLVNVVYGAYKYLNDSQRRVLRDDRACPECGASVAADAEYCSNCGTEMPSLSGRSGTCPECGSPVPAGANYCGTCGADLAGTTSA, from the coding sequence ATGAGCTACACCCGCTCCGCCATAACCACCAGAAGCGAGCGCCTCCAGCGCGAGATCGACGACGCCATCGCCGAGGGGTGGAAGATAGAGACCGAGACGCCCGAGCGGGTCGTCCTAATCAAGCGGACCGTGGGGGACCTCGGGGTCCACGTCGTTCTCGCGGTCCTGACCGCGTGGTGGTCGTTCGGCCTCGTCAACGTGGTCTACGGCGCGTACAAGTACCTCAACGACTCCCAGCGCCGGGTCCTTCGAGACGACCGCGCGTGCCCGGAGTGTGGCGCGTCGGTCGCCGCCGACGCCGAGTACTGCTCGAACTGCGGGACCGAGATGCCCTCGCTCTCTGGCAGGTCCGGTACCTGCCCGGAGTGTGGAAGTCCGGTCCCCGCGGGCGCGAACTACTGCGGGACGTGCGGGGCCGACCTCGCGGGGACGACGAGCGCGTGA
- the dcd gene encoding dCTP deaminase yields MILSDADILARMAEGDLVVDPLDDPDLQIQPASVDLRLGREFLEFQRTNIPCIHPTSEQEVSEYVTETVVEDGDDFILHPGDFVLGTTKERVEIPDDLIAHVEGRSSLGRLAVVVHATAGLCDPGYRGQITLELSNLGTAPVALEPGMRVSQLTFTELKSPADRPYGAERGSKYQGQSGPQASRIQSDHEFGGDQKSGAAADRESNEGGDPR; encoded by the coding sequence ATGATACTCTCGGACGCCGACATCCTGGCCCGGATGGCGGAGGGAGACCTCGTGGTCGACCCCCTCGACGACCCCGACCTCCAGATACAGCCCGCGAGCGTCGACCTCCGCCTCGGCCGGGAGTTCCTCGAATTCCAGCGCACCAACATCCCCTGCATCCACCCCACGAGCGAGCAGGAGGTCTCGGAGTACGTCACCGAGACCGTCGTCGAGGACGGCGACGACTTCATCCTCCACCCCGGCGACTTCGTGCTCGGGACGACGAAAGAGCGCGTCGAGATTCCCGACGACCTCATCGCCCACGTCGAGGGCCGGTCGTCGCTGGGTCGGCTCGCGGTCGTGGTCCACGCGACCGCCGGGCTCTGTGACCCCGGGTATCGGGGCCAGATAACCCTCGAACTCTCGAACCTCGGCACCGCGCCGGTCGCGCTCGAACCCGGGATGCGCGTCTCTCAGCTCACCTTCACCGAACTCAAGAGCCCCGCCGACCGGCCCTACGGGGCCGAGCGCGGGTCGAAGTACCAGGGCCAGTCGGGCCCGCAGGCCTCGCGCATCCAGAGCGACCACGAGTTCGGCGGCGACCAGAAGTCGGGCGCTGCGGCCGACCGCGAATCGAACGAGGGGGGCGACCCGAGATGA
- a CDS encoding PRC-barrel domain containing protein: MAVELTEGETDKAVVDGDGTRVGTVSEVDHGTAHVTADDHVVAEMKTKLDAGSVGEDTDAVQNHHVAEVTDDEIRLTEDR, from the coding sequence ATGGCAGTCGAACTCACCGAGGGCGAGACGGACAAGGCGGTCGTGGACGGCGACGGCACGCGAGTCGGCACCGTCTCGGAGGTCGACCACGGCACCGCCCACGTCACGGCCGACGACCACGTCGTCGCGGAGATGAAGACGAAACTCGACGCCGGAAGCGTCGGCGAGGACACCGACGCAGTCCAGAACCACCACGTCGCCGAGGTGACCGACGACGAGATACGCCTGACCGAGGACCGCTGA
- a CDS encoding DUF3194 domain-containing protein: MPSDDEVVRTAAEAAEGVIFSRFKQSDVKDFDVTVTFEDGVLDVDVYLNVPGERSTEETVAEDAALAARSAVDDLFADAEE, translated from the coding sequence ATGCCCAGCGACGACGAGGTCGTTCGGACGGCCGCCGAGGCCGCGGAAGGCGTCATCTTCTCGCGGTTCAAGCAGTCGGACGTGAAGGACTTCGACGTGACCGTCACCTTCGAGGACGGCGTCCTCGACGTGGACGTGTACCTCAACGTCCCCGGCGAGCGCTCGACGGAGGAGACGGTCGCCGAGGACGCCGCGCTGGCGGCGCGCTCGGCCGTCGACGACCTGTTCGCAGACGCCGAGGAATGA
- a CDS encoding 50S ribosomal protein L37ae: MAEDTQSRTGSAGRFGARYGRVARKRVAEIESDMHDDHACPECGSTAVDRQGTGIWQCGKCDYKFAGGTYRPETPAGKAVTRSIRAALGDDDTDEE; the protein is encoded by the coding sequence ATGGCCGAAGACACTCAGAGCCGAACCGGGAGCGCCGGTCGGTTCGGTGCGCGATACGGGCGGGTCGCCCGCAAGCGCGTCGCCGAGATCGAGAGCGACATGCACGACGACCACGCCTGCCCCGAGTGCGGGTCGACGGCAGTCGACCGACAGGGCACCGGCATCTGGCAGTGTGGCAAGTGCGACTACAAGTTCGCGGGCGGCACCTACCGCCCCGAGACGCCCGCGGGGAAGGCCGTCACCCGCTCCATCCGCGCGGCGCTCGGCGACGACGACACCGACGAAGAATGA